In Paenibacillus hexagrammi, the following are encoded in one genomic region:
- a CDS encoding phosphoribosylaminoimidazolecarboxamide formyltransferase has translation MSESVIQLKYGCNPHQKPAKVYREEGELPFAILNGNPGYINFLDAFHSWQLVKELRQILNLPAAASFKHVSPAGAAVGIPLNDTLKKAYFVDELELSPLASAYARARGADRVSSYGDFIALSDTVDAVTARLISREVSDGVIAPSFSSDALEILRKKKKGTYTIIQVDPSYEPVDLEKREVYGITFEQKRNNQLPRFDMLDNVITGYEFPESAKRDLMLSMVTLKYTQSNSVCFAYDGQIIGCGAGQQSRIHCTRLAASKADTWYLRQHPAVTALRFKDGISRAERDNAIDQYLRDDVTLKEMEHWVHIFEQVPKKLTADEKKEWLSGLSNVSLGSDAFFPFRDNIDRAVQSGVKYLVQPGGSIRDNSVIKACEEYGIVMANSDFRLFHH, from the coding sequence ATGTCGGAAAGTGTAATTCAGTTAAAATATGGATGCAATCCTCATCAGAAACCTGCGAAGGTGTACAGGGAAGAAGGTGAACTACCATTTGCCATATTAAACGGGAATCCAGGGTACATCAACTTTCTTGATGCGTTTCATTCATGGCAGTTGGTAAAGGAACTGCGGCAAATTCTAAATCTGCCTGCAGCGGCTTCGTTTAAGCATGTAAGCCCTGCCGGTGCAGCCGTAGGCATTCCTTTGAACGACACCTTGAAAAAGGCTTATTTTGTTGATGAGCTCGAACTTTCACCCCTTGCGTCGGCATATGCCAGAGCCAGAGGAGCTGACAGGGTTTCCTCTTATGGCGATTTTATTGCTTTGAGCGATACGGTTGATGCTGTTACTGCAAGATTGATCAGCAGGGAAGTCTCTGATGGGGTTATTGCTCCTTCTTTCAGTAGTGATGCGTTGGAAATCCTGCGGAAAAAGAAAAAAGGAACATACACCATTATTCAAGTAGACCCTTCCTATGAGCCTGTAGATTTGGAAAAAAGAGAAGTATATGGAATTACCTTTGAGCAAAAAAGGAACAACCAATTGCCAAGGTTTGATATGCTGGACAACGTAATCACAGGCTATGAGTTCCCTGAATCAGCCAAACGGGATTTAATGCTTTCGATGGTGACATTGAAATACACACAATCCAACTCCGTCTGCTTTGCCTATGACGGGCAAATTATTGGCTGTGGAGCAGGCCAGCAGTCCCGGATTCATTGCACAAGGCTGGCGGCATCCAAGGCGGACACCTGGTATTTGAGACAGCATCCCGCTGTCACTGCATTACGTTTCAAAGATGGAATATCTAGGGCGGAGCGAGATAACGCAATCGACCAATATCTTAGAGACGATGTAACGTTGAAGGAAATGGAGCACTGGGTGCATATCTTTGAGCAAGTGCCTAAAAAACTGACTGCTGATGAGAAAAAAGAGTGGTTGTCAGGATTAAGCAATGTATCATTAGGCTCAGATGCCTTTTTCCCTTTTCGAGATAATATAGACAGGGCCGTTCAGAGCGGGGTCAAATATTTGGTTCAGCCTGGCGGTTCAATAAGAGACAACAGTGTCATAAAAGCTTGTGAAGAATATGGCATTGTCATGGCTAATTCAGATTTTCGATTATTTCATCATTAA
- a CDS encoding type I polyketide synthase, translated as MGTENNQAFRKTQDKNGIAIIGVSLRFPKSDNLDELWDHLQSESCLITEIPSNRWEKEKFFGDPKSEANKTNSVWGGFIDDADCFDASFFHVSPREATTMDPQQRIALELAWKAIEDAGYKASSLKSTKTGVFMGVCNTDYTELIEKNVQEVDAYIPTGTSNAIISNRISYWFDFYGPSITLDTACASSLVAIHQAVRSLENEECDYAMAGGVNICWSPRRFIALSQGGMLSKEGRSRAFDERADGYVRAEGGAILLLKPLDKAVEDQDHIYAVIKGVGTNHGGRTNSLTITNPKAHAELIADLYEKAGISPDSVSYIETHGPGTPLGDPIEIHGLKMAFQQLCKKFDKKMEPSTCGLGSVKTNIGHLESAAGIAGVLKVIASMKNKTLPACVQFEQLNPVINMSDSPFYIVNKTKSWEVNHHSSTPRRAGVSSFGFGGSNAHIILEEYIPSRIEESDHMEIHNTDDKLLIPLSAKNPERLNEYVRVYVEHIKRIWPVEQAEAQSGSQDEKRRLRNLAYTLQVGREAMDERVIFVAGDTQELIAQMEAFLQGNKLHANCWKGNIKQGKEIVNFLAEDEDLQELVHNWGARGKVGKIAELWVKGYPIDWKTLDARNGVQRVSLPTYPFARERYWISGMKREASRAKISQDAAPTPLLQQEYVPSRPPAVQPATNSELSDSHLSKENVALPPSHSDQTAAAPIMHPSVGPNLRTRQLITLSPASMILPQSELDSVCKPDSTRQSDISLNTLQIELATSLAEVLYVDKNDIDIDKKFIDVGLDSIIAVEWIRVINKQHGTSISATIVYDYPTIREFARYLENEVNGQGIQAAESILPTRRPINLLPVSVVLQQGGHDNEIKSTIAEHKGISLDILQKELVTSLADVLYVDQKDIDVDNKFIDVGLDSIIAVEWMRGINKRYGTAMNATMVYDHPTLREFASFLEKELNGSEAGSHQASTSRGSDHFLDEVLEQVYQGTIDLDKAEQVLHEFNLFPTVR; from the coding sequence ATGGGAACAGAAAATAACCAAGCATTTCGCAAAACACAAGACAAGAATGGAATTGCCATTATTGGAGTAAGTCTTCGGTTTCCTAAATCCGATAATTTGGATGAATTGTGGGATCATTTGCAATCCGAAAGTTGCCTGATAACGGAAATTCCCTCGAATCGCTGGGAAAAGGAGAAGTTTTTCGGCGATCCCAAAAGTGAGGCTAACAAAACGAATAGTGTTTGGGGAGGATTTATCGATGACGCTGATTGCTTTGACGCGTCTTTTTTTCATGTTTCTCCCCGGGAAGCCACAACGATGGATCCTCAGCAGAGAATTGCCCTTGAACTTGCATGGAAGGCTATCGAAGACGCTGGCTACAAAGCAAGTTCGCTGAAGAGTACAAAGACAGGTGTCTTCATGGGTGTTTGCAACACGGACTATACCGAACTTATTGAAAAAAACGTTCAAGAAGTGGATGCTTATATTCCCACCGGCACATCCAACGCCATCATTTCCAACCGGATTTCGTACTGGTTTGATTTTTACGGGCCGAGTATCACACTAGATACAGCCTGCGCCAGTTCACTAGTAGCGATTCATCAGGCAGTTCGTTCGCTTGAGAATGAAGAATGTGACTATGCGATGGCCGGCGGTGTGAATATTTGTTGGTCCCCAAGACGATTTATTGCACTCAGCCAGGGCGGGATGCTTTCTAAAGAAGGAAGGTCCAGAGCATTTGATGAAAGAGCTGATGGCTATGTACGCGCCGAGGGAGGAGCCATTCTCTTGCTTAAGCCTTTGGATAAGGCAGTGGAGGACCAGGACCATATTTATGCCGTAATTAAAGGAGTAGGTACGAATCATGGAGGAAGAACCAACTCTCTAACCATTACAAATCCAAAAGCACACGCGGAATTAATAGCCGATTTATACGAAAAAGCAGGGATTAGTCCTGATTCTGTGAGCTACATAGAAACTCATGGCCCTGGTACACCGCTGGGGGATCCGATTGAAATTCATGGTCTGAAGATGGCCTTTCAACAACTATGTAAGAAATTTGACAAGAAGATGGAACCATCAACCTGCGGTTTAGGGTCGGTTAAAACCAATATCGGGCATCTAGAGTCTGCAGCGGGTATTGCGGGAGTTCTAAAAGTCATAGCTTCAATGAAGAACAAGACTTTGCCTGCATGTGTTCAGTTCGAGCAGCTTAATCCTGTCATCAACATGAGCGATAGTCCATTTTATATTGTCAACAAAACAAAATCTTGGGAGGTTAATCATCATTCTTCAACCCCCAGACGGGCAGGTGTTAGTTCCTTCGGTTTCGGGGGAAGTAATGCGCATATCATTTTGGAGGAATATATTCCAAGTCGGATAGAAGAATCCGATCATATGGAGATTCATAACACAGATGATAAGCTGCTAATTCCACTATCAGCCAAGAATCCGGAACGTCTGAATGAATATGTACGGGTTTATGTAGAACATATCAAAAGAATTTGGCCTGTGGAACAAGCGGAAGCACAAAGTGGCTCCCAAGATGAAAAGCGCAGATTACGAAATCTGGCGTACACGCTTCAAGTAGGTCGAGAAGCAATGGATGAACGTGTGATATTTGTGGCTGGGGATACCCAAGAGCTGATTGCTCAGATGGAAGCCTTCTTGCAGGGGAACAAATTGCATGCCAACTGTTGGAAGGGCAATATCAAGCAGGGCAAGGAAATCGTCAACTTCTTGGCTGAAGATGAGGATTTGCAGGAGCTGGTTCATAATTGGGGGGCCAGAGGAAAGGTTGGGAAAATAGCTGAATTGTGGGTTAAGGGATATCCAATCGACTGGAAAACGCTTGATGCGAGAAACGGGGTTCAACGCGTTAGTTTACCCACATATCCGTTTGCCAGGGAACGATACTGGATATCCGGGATGAAACGTGAAGCTAGCCGGGCTAAAATCAGTCAGGATGCTGCCCCGACCCCGTTGTTACAGCAGGAATACGTACCGTCTCGACCTCCTGCTGTTCAGCCGGCAACTAACTCTGAACTAAGTGATTCCCACCTTAGCAAGGAGAATGTGGCATTGCCTCCGTCCCATTCGGATCAGACAGCCGCTGCGCCGATCATGCATCCAAGCGTTGGTCCGAACTTGCGAACTAGGCAACTTATCACTTTGTCACCAGCCAGCATGATATTGCCGCAAAGCGAGCTTGACAGTGTATGTAAACCCGATAGCACGAGACAGTCGGACATCTCCTTGAACACTTTGCAAATAGAACTGGCAACAAGTCTTGCGGAAGTATTGTATGTAGACAAGAACGATATAGATATCGACAAAAAATTTATCGACGTAGGACTGGATTCGATTATAGCGGTAGAATGGATCAGGGTTATCAACAAACAACATGGGACTTCGATTTCAGCGACTATCGTGTATGATTATCCAACCATTCGAGAGTTCGCGAGGTATTTGGAAAATGAAGTAAACGGGCAGGGAATACAAGCGGCTGAATCGATTTTGCCAACCAGGCGGCCAATCAACCTGTTACCGGTAAGTGTAGTACTGCAGCAAGGCGGGCATGACAATGAAATAAAGTCCACTATTGCCGAACATAAGGGCATCTCCTTGGATATTTTGCAAAAAGAATTGGTAACAAGTCTTGCTGATGTATTATATGTGGATCAGAAAGATATCGATGTAGACAATAAATTTATTGACGTAGGGCTGGATTCAATTATAGCGGTAGAATGGATGAGGGGCATCAATAAACGGTATGGTACTGCAATGAACGCAACTATGGTATATGATCACCCAACCCTCCGTGAATTTGCAAGTTTTTTAGAAAAAGAATTGAACGGTTCCGAAGCGGGATCTCATCAGGCATCTACAAGTAGGGGTTCAGATCATTTTCTGGATGAGGTGCTAGAACAAGTTTATCAAGGAACAATTGATCTGGACAAGGCAGAACAAGTATTACACGAATTTAACCTATTCCCAACTGTACGATAA
- a CDS encoding AMP-binding protein: protein MELNESERPITTLPMNYVYGLSVINSHLYVGATILLIGHSIIKKDFWDFFKKHQATSISGVPYTYEMLRTLRFFDMELPSLRYFTQAGGKLRAEQVAQYAEYSRKKSIRFFVMYGQTEATARMSYLPPEYNSAKSGSIGVAIPGGKLYLRDVEGRQITAAGVEGALYYEGPNVMLGYASSRHDLANGDEHKGCLNTHDIAYVDEDGFFYIVGRNSRFIKIVGKRVSLDEIEHYLRQQGFDCAAGGYDELLQIAVTNPIYKQKIREILIKKFKIDFDNARIFEVDEIKKNSSGKISYKEIFSDYRIGELL, encoded by the coding sequence TTGGAACTGAATGAGTCCGAAAGGCCGATTACGACGTTGCCTATGAATTATGTCTATGGCCTATCGGTGATTAATAGCCATTTGTATGTCGGGGCAACTATTTTATTGATAGGTCATTCGATCATTAAAAAGGACTTTTGGGACTTTTTCAAAAAACATCAGGCAACCTCCATCTCAGGAGTTCCCTATACCTATGAGATGTTAAGAACATTACGCTTCTTTGATATGGAACTGCCATCCCTTCGCTATTTCACTCAGGCAGGAGGTAAACTCAGAGCTGAACAGGTCGCGCAATATGCTGAATATTCAAGGAAAAAGAGTATTCGGTTTTTTGTGATGTACGGACAGACTGAGGCCACTGCGCGAATGAGTTACTTGCCCCCAGAATACAATTCTGCGAAAAGCGGGAGTATAGGTGTGGCGATCCCAGGCGGCAAACTCTACTTAAGAGATGTGGAGGGAAGACAGATTACAGCCGCAGGCGTAGAAGGCGCACTTTATTATGAAGGGCCGAATGTTATGCTCGGTTACGCGAGCAGCAGACATGATCTCGCCAACGGAGATGAACACAAGGGATGCTTGAACACACATGATATTGCCTATGTTGATGAAGACGGTTTTTTCTATATTGTCGGCAGAAATAGCCGGTTTATTAAAATTGTGGGGAAACGGGTAAGCCTCGATGAAATCGAACATTACTTGCGGCAGCAGGGCTTTGATTGCGCAGCAGGTGGATATGACGAGCTGCTTCAGATCGCCGTAACCAACCCTATCTATAAACAAAAGATCAGAGAGATTTTGATCAAGAAATTTAAAATTGATTTTGACAATGCTCGTATATTTGAGGTGGATGAAATCAAAAAAAATTCAAGCGGGAAAATCAGCTATAAGGAGATTTTTTCTGACTATAGAATAGGTGAGCTGCTATGA
- a CDS encoding alpha/beta hydrolase, whose protein sequence is MKNVNDVLPELRNIMDRLPVFDLRNPRMPEGVEIPKIEQSPHVKSTKLSIQGPDSELKVKIYEPVNRTSAALPALLWIHGGGYVLGNYELDDGLCEEFVLAANCVVVSIDYRLAPQFPYPAAVEDCYAGLEWMVAQAEELHIDTSKLAIAGTSAGGGLTAALTLMARDRGGPKIAFQMPLCPMLDDRHVTASSYEINEDMFPKLWNREQNQLAWSMYLGNINADDVSPYAAPTRAKDVSGLPPAYTCVGELDLFRDETIEYVNRLVQAGIPVEFHLYPGCFHGFEKIFHDTEISRQARKEYVHALARALNR, encoded by the coding sequence ATGAAAAATGTAAATGATGTGCTTCCGGAATTAAGAAACATAATGGACAGGCTCCCTGTCTTTGATTTGCGTAATCCGCGGATGCCGGAGGGTGTTGAGATCCCAAAGATAGAACAATCCCCTCATGTGAAGAGTACGAAGCTAAGTATCCAAGGACCGGATTCGGAACTGAAAGTTAAAATTTATGAGCCAGTGAACAGAACGAGTGCAGCGTTGCCAGCACTGCTATGGATTCATGGCGGAGGCTACGTGCTAGGTAACTATGAATTAGATGATGGTCTGTGTGAAGAGTTTGTACTTGCAGCCAACTGTGTTGTAGTCTCCATTGATTACCGGCTTGCTCCGCAATTCCCGTATCCGGCGGCTGTTGAGGATTGTTATGCAGGGCTGGAGTGGATGGTGGCTCAGGCAGAAGAATTGCATATTGATACGTCTAAGCTAGCAATTGCCGGCACAAGCGCAGGGGGCGGATTGACTGCGGCTCTGACTCTTATGGCTCGTGACAGAGGAGGACCGAAGATTGCTTTTCAAATGCCATTGTGTCCTATGCTTGACGATCGCCATGTTACAGCATCAAGCTATGAGATCAATGAAGATATGTTTCCGAAATTATGGAACAGGGAACAGAATCAGCTTGCATGGAGCATGTATCTTGGCAACATAAATGCCGATGATGTTTCGCCGTATGCGGCGCCTACACGTGCCAAAGATGTAAGCGGACTGCCGCCTGCGTATACTTGTGTGGGAGAATTGGATCTATTTCGGGACGAAACGATAGAATATGTGAACCGATTGGTTCAGGCAGGCATTCCGGTCGAATTCCATCTGTATCCGGGATGTTTCCATGGTTTTGAGAAAATTTTCCACGACACGGAAATAAGCAGACAAGCGAGAAAAGAATACGTTCATGCGCTGGCACGCGCTTTAAACAGATAA
- a CDS encoding acyl carrier protein — MDHAQKVKSFLEERFLVNFGEDITEDTDLFKAGIIESKGYMGIITFLQDDLHIEMSDEDLFMNVFASLSNIVDFVEKKQG; from the coding sequence ATGGATCATGCACAGAAAGTAAAATCATTTCTTGAAGAAAGGTTCTTGGTTAATTTCGGAGAGGACATAACCGAGGACACGGACCTGTTCAAAGCGGGAATCATCGAATCAAAAGGATACATGGGCATCATTACATTTTTACAAGATGATCTGCATATTGAGATGTCAGACGAGGATCTGTTCATGAATGTGTTTGCTTCGTTGTCCAATATTGTTGATTTTGTTGAAAAAAAACAGGGCTAA
- a CDS encoding class I SAM-dependent methyltransferase, whose product MSENQIIIEQFNKGAQNFDNWSVTQDEKMLKGLSDFCGLSKEDRMLDVACGTGAFSLFSARAVESVQGVDISEGMIGIAREHAMKRHLNNVRFHCQDVENIELEEHPFSIVVSRSAFHHMKNYQKVFSGMVNYCQDGGRICIQDIMAYDNEKQDHFFEQMEVLIDASHFKTYSKREFFNLYKESGIKLSSVFESESKLDFYDYVGHVVQSEQSNKRIKELLDRGLKDPEIASCFVEQDGRLLWIRKVCTIIGHKIEKINE is encoded by the coding sequence ATGAGCGAAAATCAAATTATTATCGAGCAATTTAATAAAGGCGCACAAAATTTCGATAACTGGTCGGTCACACAGGATGAGAAAATGTTGAAAGGGCTTTCTGATTTTTGTGGACTCTCCAAAGAGGATCGTATGTTGGATGTTGCATGCGGCACAGGGGCATTTTCTCTCTTTTCCGCTAGGGCTGTTGAGAGTGTACAAGGGGTAGACATCTCAGAAGGAATGATAGGCATAGCCCGTGAACATGCGATGAAACGGCATCTGAACAACGTTAGGTTTCACTGTCAGGATGTCGAAAACATTGAACTTGAGGAACATCCATTTTCAATTGTTGTTTCAAGATCGGCGTTCCATCATATGAAAAATTATCAGAAAGTGTTTTCCGGCATGGTGAATTACTGTCAAGATGGCGGACGTATCTGTATTCAGGATATTATGGCATACGATAATGAGAAGCAGGACCATTTTTTCGAACAGATGGAAGTGCTCATTGATGCCAGTCATTTTAAAACGTACTCGAAACGTGAATTTTTCAATCTTTACAAAGAAAGCGGCATCAAGCTTTCAAGTGTTTTTGAATCAGAATCAAAACTGGACTTCTATGATTATGTGGGACATGTAGTACAGAGTGAACAGAGCAACAAACGAATTAAGGAATTGCTCGATAGGGGACTAAAGGATCCGGAGATTGCTTCCTGCTTTGTGGAACAGGATGGTCGTCTCTTATGGATTCGAAAAGTGTGTACGATTATTGGGCACAAGATTGAAAAAATAAATGAATAG
- the yiaK gene encoding 3-dehydro-L-gulonate 2-dehydrogenase, giving the protein MRVPYDEMKDELKRVLLSRGFEDERAEIGATIITDNSCDGVYSHGLNRFPTIVQYLDEEAIKPSALPIKLHAIGALEQWDGQMGFGPINAAIAMDRAIELAGQFGLGCVALRNTNHWLRGGTYGLRAADAGCIGICMTNTIPNMPPWGGTENRIGNNPFILSIPESNGRHVLLDMAQSQFSFGKLQTYSLRGDKLPVTGGYDAEGNLTDDPDAIINGGTVIPAGYWKGSGLSIAIDMMVAALSAGRSAADIGAAGQEIGISQVFIAINPKSYAGEEYADAYITNMSESIKSSSTTAGSGEILYPGERAAREREENLKNGIPVNQEIWERVKQL; this is encoded by the coding sequence ATGCGTGTACCGTACGATGAAATGAAAGATGAGCTCAAAAGAGTTCTCTTGTCTAGGGGATTTGAAGACGAAAGAGCAGAGATCGGGGCGACCATTATTACGGATAACAGCTGTGACGGCGTTTATTCCCACGGCTTGAACAGGTTCCCCACCATAGTTCAATATCTAGACGAAGAGGCTATCAAGCCGAGTGCGCTGCCGATTAAGCTACATGCCATAGGAGCCCTGGAACAATGGGATGGACAGATGGGATTCGGCCCGATTAATGCGGCCATTGCTATGGATCGAGCAATTGAACTGGCTGGACAATTTGGCCTAGGCTGTGTTGCTCTTAGAAATACGAATCACTGGCTCCGTGGCGGAACCTATGGGCTAAGGGCAGCTGACGCAGGATGTATCGGTATTTGCATGACCAATACGATTCCGAATATGCCGCCATGGGGAGGGACTGAGAATCGCATAGGGAATAACCCCTTTATCCTATCCATTCCTGAATCCAATGGGCGTCATGTTCTGTTAGATATGGCGCAGTCTCAATTCTCATTCGGGAAGCTTCAGACTTATTCCCTTCGGGGAGACAAACTGCCTGTTACGGGAGGCTATGATGCTGAGGGGAATCTCACTGACGATCCTGATGCCATCATAAACGGAGGCACGGTGATTCCAGCGGGCTATTGGAAGGGATCGGGACTTTCCATTGCGATTGATATGATGGTTGCTGCCTTATCTGCCGGAAGATCTGCTGCTGATATAGGGGCAGCTGGACAAGAAATTGGAATATCCCAAGTATTCATTGCGATTAATCCGAAATCCTATGCAGGTGAAGAATATGCCGATGCTTACATAACGAATATGTCTGAGTCGATTAAGTCTTCATCCACGACGGCTGGAAGCGGCGAAATCCTTTATCCCGGCGAGAGGGCAGCGAGAGAGCGCGAGGAAAACTTAAAGAATGGTATTCCTGTGAATCAGGAAATATGGGAGAGAGTGAAACAGCTCTAA